Proteins from a genomic interval of Hornefia porci:
- a CDS encoding HAD family hydrolase, which produces MGYKAAIFDMDGTILDTIADLRDALNHTFREFGRRSDFSEDEVKLFFGSGAAVAIRRALAVENGFPLERLEQIGTKDEPPLSVDEKLAEEIRAAYTPYYAEHCNIKTGPYPGILPMLRNLKRRGIGIAVVSNKPDEAVQSLNREHFEGLFDYAAGEVRGIRRKPYPDMVEKALGQLKTDRREAVYIGDSEVDIQTAANSGLDCISVDWGFRSRAFLMLNRADCIASSCEDIEDVIFG; this is translated from the coding sequence ATGGGATATAAGGCTGCAATTTTTGATATGGACGGAACGATTCTGGATACGATTGCGGATCTGAGGGATGCGCTGAATCATACGTTCAGGGAATTCGGACGTCGGAGCGACTTCAGTGAGGACGAGGTGAAGCTTTTCTTCGGAAGCGGCGCCGCTGTGGCGATCCGAAGAGCACTGGCGGTGGAGAACGGATTTCCTCTGGAGAGGCTGGAGCAGATCGGAACAAAGGACGAGCCGCCCCTTTCCGTCGATGAGAAGCTGGCGGAGGAAATCCGGGCGGCATACACGCCGTATTATGCGGAGCACTGTAATATAAAAACCGGTCCTTATCCCGGGATCCTGCCGATGCTCAGAAATCTGAAACGGCGGGGCATCGGAATCGCGGTGGTCTCAAACAAGCCGGATGAGGCAGTTCAGAGCCTGAACCGGGAACACTTTGAGGGGCTGTTCGATTACGCGGCAGGCGAGGTTCGGGGAATCCGCCGCAAGCCGTATCCGGATATGGTGGAGAAGGCGCTGGGGCAGCTGAAGACTGACCGCCGGGAAGCGGTCTACATCGGAGATTCCGAGGTGGACATCCAGACGGCGGCGAATTCCGGACTGGACTGCATTTCGGTGGACTGGGGATTTCGCAGCAGGGCGTTTCTGATGCTGAACCGTGCAGACTGCATCGCATCTTCCTGCGAAGACATTGAAGACGTGATATTCGGCTGA
- a CDS encoding NUDIX domain-containing protein has product MAIRKDNVKTVADTRFVRVFDLQYEEGAHYYDASRRELENIAAIKSENDFNSMLPDAVSGFLVIETPDSEPRLLLDYEYRYPTGQYMLSIPAGLVDESDKESDQPLFTAMKREIYEETGIMLKVTDDIRMVNPLVFNSPGFTDECTALIAMTAHLDDLSELNQKGAVGSEKFAGFLLATREEVLRLLRDGKDPHGHRYPMVTWCAMMYFVSDLWKA; this is encoded by the coding sequence ATGGCAATCCGGAAGGATAACGTTAAGACCGTAGCAGACACCAGATTTGTCAGGGTTTTCGACCTTCAGTACGAGGAAGGCGCGCATTATTATGACGCCTCGCGCAGGGAACTGGAGAATATTGCGGCGATAAAATCAGAAAATGATTTTAATTCCATGCTGCCGGATGCGGTCAGCGGATTTCTTGTAATCGAGACGCCGGACAGCGAGCCCCGGCTGCTGCTGGATTACGAATATCGTTATCCTACGGGACAGTATATGCTGAGCATTCCCGCAGGCCTGGTGGACGAGAGCGACAAAGAATCGGATCAGCCTTTGTTCACGGCGATGAAACGGGAAATCTATGAGGAAACCGGGATTATGCTGAAGGTCACGGACGATATCCGCATGGTCAATCCGCTGGTGTTCAACAGCCCCGGATTTACCGACGAGTGTACGGCGCTGATCGCCATGACGGCTCATCTGGATGACCTTTCTGAACTGAATCAGAAGGGCGCCGTGGGAAGCGAGAAATTCGCGGGATTCCTTCTGGCCACCCGGGAAGAGGTCCTTCGCCTGCTGCGGGACGGGAAGGATCCCCATGGGCATCGTTATCCGATGGTGACATGGTGCGCCATGATGTATTTTGTTTCCGATCTGTGGAAGGCGTGA
- a CDS encoding 1-propanol dehydrogenase PduQ, which translates to MEKFIMNTRIFMGHRCCEEIRNFEMRRAYVICDPFMQESGKTDLVTGTLREMNVPYDIFARVVPDPDMEVVKDCLNAIVNFHPDTVFAMGGGSAIDTAKAVVKLYAQYRGVDLPRLVALPTTSGTGSEVTAFAVITDKAAGVKYPLVDDDLTPDVVFLDPLLTETVPPKITADTGMDVLTHAIEAFVSTNANDFTDAFAEKSIRTVFDFLERCVTDGSDLNARAHMHNASCMAGAAFNVASLGICHSMAHQLGEQFHIPHGRCCAMFLPLSIEYNAGLELPGEGDSLLQYLDIARVVGVSAGTNKATIHLLVRHIRALMDRIGIPGNLEELGIDRDAYMAAIDRMTENALKDRCLKTNPRVPSAEDIRSLYRRLAQL; encoded by the coding sequence ATGGAAAAATTCATAATGAATACCAGAATCTTCATGGGGCACAGGTGCTGTGAGGAGATCCGGAATTTCGAGATGCGGCGGGCGTATGTCATCTGCGACCCGTTTATGCAGGAGTCCGGAAAGACGGATCTGGTCACCGGAACACTGCGCGAAATGAATGTTCCCTACGATATCTTCGCCCGGGTGGTTCCGGATCCGGATATGGAGGTGGTGAAGGATTGCCTGAACGCCATCGTGAACTTCCATCCGGACACGGTTTTTGCGATGGGAGGAGGCTCCGCCATCGACACGGCGAAGGCAGTGGTCAAGCTTTATGCCCAGTATCGCGGCGTGGACCTGCCCCGGCTCGTGGCATTGCCCACGACCAGCGGAACAGGCAGTGAGGTTACCGCGTTCGCGGTCATAACGGACAAGGCGGCGGGCGTCAAATATCCGCTGGTAGACGATGATCTGACGCCGGATGTGGTGTTCCTGGATCCGCTGCTGACGGAGACAGTTCCGCCGAAAATCACGGCGGATACCGGAATGGACGTTCTGACACACGCTATTGAAGCCTTTGTTTCCACGAACGCCAATGATTTTACAGACGCCTTTGCGGAGAAGTCCATCCGGACTGTATTCGACTTCCTGGAGCGGTGTGTGACCGACGGCTCGGATCTGAACGCCCGGGCGCATATGCATAACGCGTCCTGTATGGCGGGAGCGGCCTTCAACGTGGCGTCTCTCGGGATATGTCACAGTATGGCTCATCAGCTCGGAGAGCAGTTCCACATTCCTCACGGCCGCTGCTGCGCCATGTTCCTGCCGCTGAGCATCGAATATAATGCAGGGCTTGAGCTGCCGGGAGAAGGCGATTCTCTGCTGCAGTATCTCGATATAGCCCGTGTGGTCGGCGTTTCGGCCGGAACAAATAAGGCTACGATTCATCTGCTGGTACGGCACATCCGCGCGCTGATGGACCGTATCGGGATTCCGGGAAATCTGGAGGAGCTGGGAATAGACCGGGATGCGTATATGGCGGCCATTGACCGCATGACGGAAAACGCGCTGAAGGATCGCTGCCTGAAGACGAACCCGAGAGTTCCCTCGGCAGAGGACATCCGCAGCCTGTACCGCCGGCTGGCGCAGCTGTAA
- a CDS encoding rubredoxin, whose translation MQIKPVKLFENGYMLQPLPFGGEEGMEKFDPAIRYRSSLQNYVIDTGDEVILVDTGLPKEFPEQVPDEKTILFMGNKITDYVSALAEAGYQPEQISKILVTHKHADHTGELRSFPNATIYCSREDLDSDEMKPYQNTLAATFEDGPYHNFPRSQKIAEGIRYIPAPGHTKGNSIVIVEDGGLFYMIHGDITYTDEALYENKLSTIFEDLDAARTSLDMVREFIRNNPTVYVSTHTPLGYENLEAKRVCDLDNPPESIPPKEAIVKESTGKYVCTVCGYVYDPEIGDPDHGIPAGTKFEELPENWNCPRCGQAKDKFTKA comes from the coding sequence ATGCAGATTAAACCAGTAAAGCTTTTTGAGAACGGCTATATGCTGCAGCCTCTTCCTTTTGGGGGAGAAGAAGGGATGGAGAAGTTTGATCCTGCGATCCGGTACAGATCCAGTCTGCAGAATTATGTAATCGATACCGGTGACGAGGTTATCCTGGTAGATACCGGCCTGCCGAAGGAATTTCCGGAGCAGGTTCCGGATGAAAAGACGATTCTCTTCATGGGGAACAAGATCACAGATTATGTGTCGGCTCTGGCAGAGGCAGGATATCAGCCGGAGCAGATTTCTAAGATCCTGGTCACCCATAAACATGCGGATCATACCGGCGAATTGAGAAGTTTTCCTAATGCGACCATATATTGCAGCAGGGAAGATCTGGATTCTGACGAAATGAAGCCGTACCAAAATACTCTCGCAGCGACCTTTGAGGATGGACCCTATCATAATTTCCCGCGTTCGCAGAAGATTGCGGAAGGGATTCGATACATCCCTGCGCCGGGTCATACAAAGGGAAACAGCATCGTCATTGTGGAAGACGGGGGTCTTTTCTACATGATTCATGGAGATATTACATATACTGATGAGGCTTTGTATGAAAACAAACTGTCCACGATCTTTGAGGATTTGGATGCGGCAAGAACATCGCTGGACATGGTTAGAGAATTCATCAGAAACAATCCTACTGTCTATGTTTCCACGCATACGCCGCTGGGTTATGAGAACCTGGAGGCAAAGAGGGTATGCGATCTGGATAATCCACCGGAGAGCATTCCTCCGAAAGAGGCCATTGTGAAGGAATCCACCGGGAAATATGTCTGCACGGTCTGCGGATATGTATATGATCCGGAAATCGGTGATCCCGATCACGGAATTCCGGCAGGAACAAAGTTTGAAGAACTGCCGGAGAACTGGAACTGTCCGAGATGCGGGCAGGCGAAGGACAAGTTTACGAAAGCATAG
- a CDS encoding methylated-DNA--[protein]-cysteine S-methyltransferase yields the protein MSYCMKYDSPLGIMTMYSEDGEKLYALWFDRQKYDRSLMDEAEQPVEQELPVFLRTKEWLDLYFEGKDPGFLPPLELTGSDFRRMVSCEMLKIPFGQTTTYGRIAEAVAEKTGKNRVSAQAVGGAVGHNPLTIIVPCHRVVGKSGSLTGYAGGMDKKIKLLQNEGVDLADRGLFVPENLR from the coding sequence ATGAGTTACTGCATGAAATACGATTCGCCGCTGGGGATCATGACGATGTATTCGGAGGACGGAGAGAAGCTCTATGCCCTCTGGTTCGACCGTCAGAAATACGACAGAAGTCTGATGGACGAAGCGGAGCAGCCTGTAGAGCAAGAGCTGCCGGTTTTTCTGAGGACAAAGGAATGGCTGGATCTGTATTTTGAGGGAAAGGATCCGGGATTTCTGCCGCCGCTGGAGCTCACCGGCTCGGATTTTCGCAGAATGGTTTCCTGTGAAATGCTGAAAATTCCCTTTGGTCAGACAACGACATATGGGCGGATTGCGGAGGCTGTCGCGGAGAAGACCGGAAAAAATCGGGTTTCGGCTCAGGCGGTCGGCGGTGCGGTCGGTCACAATCCTCTGACGATCATCGTGCCCTGCCATCGGGTTGTCGGAAAGAGCGGAAGCCTTACGGGTTATGCCGGCGGCATGGACAAGAAGATAAAACTGCTTCAGAACGAGGGCGTAGACCTCGCGGACAGAGGACTCTTTGTTCCGGAAAATCTACGGTAA
- the asnB gene encoding asparagine synthase B — MCSIIGITGRKLSREEVSAHFQETASRGPDKMRLEEAGPGWLGFQRLSIMDLSCGGMQPFHAGGDSLVCNGEIYGFRDLRERLSGEFHFVSESDCEVILPLYHKYGFAAFSMLGSEFALLIYDSALDSFVAARDPIGIRPLYYGYDAAGEIAFASEPKVLVGLCDAIRPFPPGHYWAGGAFHPYISLTGAEPAVSGGLDEVCRGIRSRLIRSVEARLDADAPLGFLLSGGLDSSLVCAISAKLLGRKIRTFAIGMDTDPIDLKYAREAADFIGSEHTEFHMTRQEVLDALPEVIRILGTWDITTIRASLGMYLCCRKIHETTDIRVLMTGEISDELFGYKYTDFAPDAESFQQESVKRIRELHMYDVLRADRCISVNSMEGRVPFGDTDFVRYVLSIDPAMKMNTYGMGKYLLRHAFEDDKLLPEDILWRQKAAFSDAVGHSMVDDLKEYAEARYTDEDFLRGAAKYDYARPFSKESLLYRDIFETYYPGQAEMITDFWMPNREWEGCDVDDPSARVLTNYGESGR, encoded by the coding sequence ATGTGTTCGATTATCGGTATAACCGGAAGAAAACTTTCCCGAGAGGAGGTTTCTGCTCATTTTCAGGAGACCGCATCCCGCGGACCGGACAAAATGCGGCTGGAAGAGGCCGGTCCCGGATGGCTGGGTTTTCAGCGTCTGTCCATCATGGATCTGTCCTGCGGGGGCATGCAGCCCTTCCACGCAGGCGGCGACAGTCTAGTCTGCAACGGCGAGATCTACGGGTTCCGCGATCTGCGGGAACGGCTTTCCGGGGAATTTCACTTTGTCAGCGAAAGCGACTGTGAGGTGATTCTTCCCCTCTATCACAAATACGGGTTCGCCGCGTTTTCCATGCTGGGCAGTGAATTCGCCCTGCTGATTTACGATTCCGCTCTGGACTCCTTTGTCGCTGCGCGGGATCCCATCGGCATCCGCCCTCTCTATTACGGATATGACGCGGCGGGAGAGATTGCCTTCGCCAGCGAGCCCAAGGTCCTGGTCGGGCTCTGCGACGCCATCCGCCCCTTCCCTCCCGGTCACTACTGGGCGGGAGGCGCGTTCCATCCCTACATTTCCCTTACCGGCGCGGAGCCTGCTGTTTCCGGCGGCCTGGATGAGGTCTGCCGGGGTATCCGCAGCCGCCTGATCCGCTCGGTAGAAGCGAGACTGGACGCGGACGCGCCTCTGGGCTTCCTTTTGTCCGGCGGCCTGGACTCCAGTCTGGTCTGCGCCATCAGCGCAAAGCTTCTGGGAAGAAAGATACGAACCTTCGCCATCGGCATGGACACGGATCCCATCGATCTGAAGTACGCCAGAGAAGCGGCGGATTTCATCGGCTCCGAGCATACGGAATTTCATATGACGCGACAGGAGGTTCTGGATGCGCTTCCTGAGGTTATTCGAATTCTGGGAACCTGGGACATCACTACGATCCGCGCCAGTCTGGGCATGTATCTCTGCTGCAGAAAGATTCACGAAACGACCGATATCCGCGTACTGATGACAGGAGAAATCTCCGACGAGCTTTTCGGCTACAAATACACGGACTTCGCTCCGGACGCCGAGAGTTTTCAGCAGGAATCCGTCAAACGGATCCGTGAGCTCCATATGTACGACGTTCTGCGGGCGGACCGCTGCATTTCCGTAAACTCCATGGAAGGGCGGGTGCCCTTCGGGGACACGGATTTTGTCCGCTATGTGCTGAGCATCGATCCTGCGATGAAGATGAACACCTACGGAATGGGAAAATACCTGCTCCGCCATGCGTTCGAGGATGACAAGCTCCTGCCGGAGGACATCCTGTGGCGTCAGAAGGCGGCCTTCTCCGATGCGGTGGGACACTCGATGGTGGACGACCTGAAGGAATACGCGGAAGCCCGTTACACCGATGAGGACTTCCTCCGGGGCGCCGCGAAATACGATTACGCCCGGCCCTTCAGCAAGGAGAGCCTGCTCTACCGCGATATCTTCGAGACATATTATCCGGGACAGGCGGAAATGATTACCGACTTCTGGATGCCCAACCGTGAGTGGGAGGGCTGCGACGTGGACGATCCCTCCGCGAGAGTACTGACAAATTATGGTGAAAGCGGCAGATAG
- a CDS encoding fibronectin type III domain-containing protein, with product MKTMMKRMTPVAAALCLMLLVLLVPRQCSAATFTKSAPEGVMATAVNTRIAVSWEKVSGAKGYIVYEKAGNGKLTRVAKVTSCKVIRKNMTRGVTYGYTVRAWTKKGNSYLKTKKSAVRYTTVASAGVSTVKNFLRTALAPMGSTMYVWGGGWNKADNGAGTPARTVGTSPRWRAFAATKTKYYNYNNYRYQINSGLDCSGYVGWLMYNTLHTVNGSKGFVKGADKQGKWFADLGYGNWTKASKVKKHQAGDIMSGPEHIWISLGECRDGSTVVLHCSPAGVKLSGTYSRAGVKNSQAAKLARKYMKKYYPSWYSRFPSTTLTYGSSYNRDYGRFRWSGKKLADPEKYRSMSADKVLADLFGER from the coding sequence ATGAAAACGATGATGAAAAGAATGACGCCGGTGGCGGCGGCTTTGTGCCTGATGCTCCTGGTTCTGCTTGTACCGCGGCAGTGCAGTGCCGCAACCTTCACAAAAAGTGCGCCTGAGGGCGTGATGGCGACGGCGGTGAACACCCGTATCGCCGTGTCCTGGGAGAAGGTGTCCGGCGCGAAGGGATATATCGTCTATGAGAAGGCCGGAAACGGCAAACTGACCCGGGTTGCAAAGGTGACCTCCTGTAAAGTGATCCGGAAGAATATGACCCGGGGCGTGACCTATGGCTACACGGTCAGAGCGTGGACGAAGAAGGGAAATTCCTACCTTAAGACAAAGAAAAGCGCTGTGCGATACACAACGGTGGCTTCCGCAGGAGTTTCCACAGTGAAGAATTTCCTGCGTACCGCGCTGGCGCCGATGGGGAGTACGATGTACGTCTGGGGCGGCGGATGGAACAAAGCCGACAACGGAGCAGGCACGCCTGCGCGCACCGTCGGAACCTCTCCCAGGTGGAGAGCCTTTGCGGCCACGAAAACAAAGTACTACAATTATAATAATTACCGGTATCAGATTAACAGCGGACTGGACTGTTCGGGATATGTGGGGTGGCTCATGTACAATACTCTGCATACCGTGAACGGAAGCAAGGGCTTTGTGAAAGGCGCCGACAAGCAGGGGAAATGGTTCGCCGACCTCGGCTACGGGAACTGGACCAAAGCGAGTAAGGTGAAGAAGCATCAGGCCGGGGACATCATGAGCGGACCGGAGCATATCTGGATTTCTCTGGGTGAATGCAGGGACGGAAGCACCGTCGTGCTGCACTGTTCTCCGGCAGGCGTTAAACTCAGTGGAACCTACAGCAGGGCAGGCGTGAAAAACAGTCAGGCGGCGAAGCTTGCCAGAAAGTACATGAAGAAATATTATCCTTCCTGGTACAGCCGTTTCCCGTCGACGACCCTGACCTACGGCTCCTCATATAACAGGGACTACGGCCGCTTCCGCTGGAGCGGGAAGAAGCTTGCGGATCCGGAGAAATACCGCAGCATGAGCGCCGACAAGGTGCTGGCGGATCTGTTTGGAGAGAGGTAG
- the ndk gene encoding nucleoside-diphosphate kinase gives MASERTYIMLKPDCIRRGLAGEVIARIERKGYRLADAKMMTLDEPILREHYAHLKDEPFFPDIVEYMTSGPVLAMIVEGENAIRGMRILMGATRFEDAEAGTIRGDFAASTRYNLIHGSDSPESAEAEIRRFFG, from the coding sequence ATGGCATCAGAACGTACATATATAATGCTGAAGCCGGACTGCATCCGGCGCGGACTTGCGGGGGAAGTGATCGCCCGCATCGAGAGAAAGGGCTATCGCCTCGCCGACGCGAAAATGATGACACTGGACGAGCCGATCCTGCGGGAGCATTACGCGCATCTGAAGGATGAGCCCTTCTTCCCGGACATCGTGGAATACATGACGTCGGGGCCGGTTCTGGCAATGATCGTAGAAGGAGAAAACGCGATCCGGGGAATGCGCATCCTGATGGGGGCCACCCGTTTTGAAGACGCGGAGGCCGGAACGATTCGCGGTGATTTCGCCGCGTCGACAAGATACAACCTGATTCACGGCTCCGATTCCCCGGAGTCTGCGGAAGCGGAGATCCGGCGCTTTTTCGGATAG
- a CDS encoding glycerophosphodiester phosphodiesterase family protein: MNRIGRDSWLLTRPIAHRGLHDRTRGIPENSMGAFQAAMDAGYPIELDIQMTADGELFVLHDWDLLRMTGIQRMSAALHSRELKRIALMDTEHTIPRLEEVLDLVRGRVPLLIEVKNRRSPAGRLERRLCARMRKYDGEFAVQSFNPFTVRFMRMNLPETPVGQLADDYSGKKEIPWALRSALTNCRFNLWTRPDFISYNVRKMKEPRPFLTPLHRGGRTVVLGWTVSDEKTKARAELHCDNMIFEGIRP; this comes from the coding sequence TTGAACAGAATCGGAAGGGACAGCTGGCTTCTGACGAGGCCGATCGCCCATCGGGGGCTTCATGACAGAACAAGAGGGATTCCAGAGAACTCCATGGGCGCTTTTCAGGCGGCGATGGATGCGGGATACCCCATCGAACTGGATATACAGATGACCGCGGACGGAGAACTGTTCGTGCTGCATGACTGGGATCTTCTGAGAATGACGGGAATACAGAGGATGTCGGCGGCGCTGCACAGCCGGGAGCTGAAACGCATCGCGCTGATGGATACCGAGCATACGATCCCCCGCCTGGAGGAGGTGCTGGATCTGGTGCGCGGGCGGGTCCCTCTGCTGATTGAGGTGAAAAACCGGAGGTCTCCGGCGGGGCGGCTGGAACGGCGGCTCTGTGCCAGAATGCGTAAGTATGACGGGGAATTTGCGGTGCAGTCGTTCAACCCTTTTACCGTGCGGTTCATGCGGATGAATCTGCCTGAGACGCCGGTGGGGCAGCTGGCGGATGATTATTCCGGGAAAAAGGAGATCCCGTGGGCTCTCCGCAGCGCACTGACAAACTGCCGGTTCAACCTGTGGACCCGACCGGATTTCATTTCCTACAATGTCCGTAAGATGAAAGAGCCGAGGCCGTTTCTGACGCCTCTGCACCGGGGCGGCCGGACTGTCGTGCTGGGCTGGACGGTGAGTGACGAGAAGACAAAGGCGAGGGC
- a CDS encoding glutamine synthetase III codes for MDMKASPAEYYGSMVFDEKTMKERLSGASFTTWKTCITTGESLDISTANEIAEAMKQWAVERGATHYTHWFQPMTGATAEKHDSFISPTEDGRALMDFSGKELVKGEPDASSFPSGGLRSTFEARGYTAWDPTSFAFVKEHSLYIPTIFCSYSGQALDKKTPLLKSMDAVSRAAVRILRLFGDTETRRVVAQVGPEQEYFLIDKSLYNRREDLRMTGRTLFGARPPRGQEMEDHYFGMIKPRVAAFMQDLDEELWKVGVPSKTKHNEVAPSQHEMAPVFSDANTASDHNQLAMEMLKKVADRHGFVALIHEKPFRYVNGSGKHDNWSLSTDTGKNLFRPGSTPSQNAQFLLFLAAFIKGVDEYQELLRATVAFPGNDHRLGAQEAPPAVISIFLGDELSAVVDSIISGTDYTDTGKKTLEIGVDVLPEIPLDNTDRNRTSPMAFTGNKFEFRMPGSSQSIAGPNVVLNAAMAEELQQFAEELEGSEHFMEDLQALLKRVFTEHRRILFDGNGYDEAWIREAEARGLSNLKSTADALTAYTDKKNEELLIRHGIYMEEEMEARGIIHVENYKTVINIEGRTMADMIRKSILPAASEYSAVLCSRAALKKNAGIGASYETELARQISDETDALAKACSRLEQSLNQMPGDNIEALHYCHDEIIRDMDEARDIADRLELMVDKKYWPFPTYADLLFSER; via the coding sequence ATGGATATGAAAGCATCACCGGCAGAATATTACGGCTCCATGGTATTCGACGAGAAAACGATGAAGGAACGCCTCTCCGGCGCGTCCTTCACGACGTGGAAGACCTGCATCACCACAGGCGAATCCCTGGATATCTCCACCGCGAACGAGATCGCCGAAGCAATGAAGCAATGGGCGGTGGAACGGGGCGCCACCCACTACACCCACTGGTTCCAGCCGATGACCGGCGCTACCGCGGAGAAACACGACAGCTTTATTTCTCCGACGGAGGACGGCCGGGCGCTGATGGACTTCTCCGGCAAGGAACTGGTCAAGGGCGAGCCGGACGCCTCCTCCTTCCCCTCCGGAGGACTGCGGAGCACCTTCGAGGCGCGGGGATATACCGCCTGGGATCCCACATCCTTTGCCTTTGTGAAGGAGCATTCCCTGTATATCCCGACGATCTTCTGCTCCTACTCCGGCCAGGCGCTGGACAAGAAAACCCCTCTGCTGAAATCCATGGACGCGGTAAGCCGGGCGGCAGTGCGGATTCTGCGGTTATTCGGAGACACGGAAACCAGACGGGTCGTGGCGCAGGTAGGTCCGGAGCAGGAATATTTTCTGATCGACAAATCCCTGTACAACAGGCGTGAGGATCTCCGGATGACCGGGCGCACACTGTTCGGCGCGAGGCCTCCCCGCGGGCAGGAGATGGAGGATCACTATTTCGGCATGATCAAGCCGCGGGTGGCCGCCTTCATGCAGGATCTTGACGAGGAGCTGTGGAAGGTGGGCGTTCCTTCTAAAACAAAGCATAACGAGGTCGCGCCGTCGCAGCATGAGATGGCTCCGGTTTTCAGCGACGCCAACACCGCCAGCGATCATAACCAGCTGGCCATGGAAATGCTGAAGAAGGTGGCTGACCGCCACGGCTTCGTCGCCCTGATTCACGAAAAGCCCTTCCGGTATGTGAACGGCTCCGGCAAGCACGATAACTGGTCTCTTTCCACCGACACCGGCAAGAACCTGTTCCGTCCCGGCTCCACGCCGAGTCAGAACGCACAGTTCCTGCTCTTCCTGGCAGCCTTCATCAAGGGCGTCGATGAGTATCAGGAGCTGCTGCGGGCCACGGTCGCGTTTCCCGGGAACGATCACCGTCTGGGCGCGCAGGAGGCACCGCCGGCCGTGATTTCCATTTTCCTGGGTGATGAACTCAGCGCCGTTGTGGATTCCATCATCAGCGGCACCGACTATACAGATACAGGGAAGAAGACTCTTGAGATCGGCGTAGACGTGCTGCCGGAAATTCCGCTGGACAACACAGATCGCAACCGGACCTCCCCCATGGCCTTCACCGGCAACAAATTCGAATTCAGGATGCCGGGCTCTTCCCAGTCCATCGCCGGACCTAATGTGGTTCTGAACGCCGCGATGGCAGAGGAACTGCAGCAGTTCGCGGAAGAGCTGGAAGGCTCCGAGCATTTCATGGAAGATCTTCAGGCCCTTCTGAAACGGGTGTTCACCGAACACAGGCGGATCCTGTTTGACGGAAACGGCTATGACGAGGCATGGATCCGTGAAGCAGAAGCCAGAGGACTTTCCAACCTGAAATCCACCGCGGACGCGCTGACCGCCTACACCGACAAAAAAAATGAAGAACTTCTGATCCGTCACGGTATATATATGGAAGAGGAAATGGAAGCACGCGGTATCATCCACGTGGAAAACTACAAAACAGTCATCAACATCGAAGGTCGCACTATGGCGGACATGATCCGGAAAAGCATCCTGCCTGCGGCGTCAGAGTATTCCGCCGTGCTGTGCAGCCGCGCGGCGCTGAAGAAGAACGCCGGCATCGGCGCCTCTTATGAAACGGAGCTTGCCCGTCAGATCAGCGATGAAACGGACGCGCTGGCAAAGGCATGCAGCCGGCTGGAGCAGAGTCTGAACCAGATGCCCGGCGACAACATTGAAGCGCTGCACTACTGCCACGATGAAATTATCCGGGATATGGACGAAGCCCGGGACATCGCCGACCGGCTGGAGCTCATGGTGGACAAAAAATACTGGCCCTTCCCCACTTACGCGGATCTGCTTTTCAGCGAGCGGTGA